The stretch of DNA TCCATATAACTGAAACGTTCAATAAACATACAACTGTCATCAGGGGTGCCATTCAATAATTTGGCATACTCTTTACTTAGTTTACTCGCTGTCAAATTTTCATATGCATTCGTAATTTGCAATCCATAATGATGATTAAGTGTTTCATATAAAGAAACCCGATTAAAATCAAACTGTTCTAATCCTTCGCAAAAACGCATCGGTAAATAGCTGACCTCATAAATCAATGGGACGTTGTTAGACAACCTCAGGCGCTTAAGCTCATAAACATATTGATACGGTGTGAGATTCATTTTCTCTTGTAAAAATGAGGTAGAGGGTATGAGCTTAATACTCAACATCTTTGTACTTGCCTCATCACCATTTTTTTCTATCTCGTCTTTAAAACTATAAAGTGCATTTAAAAATTGCGTATACTGACTTCCGAGTACAAACGAACCTTTGCCATGCTCACGCTTAATCAGATGATCTTTCTCTAAACGATCGAGCGCTTCTCGAACTGTAATACGACT from Staphylococcus lutrae encodes:
- a CDS encoding GntR family transcriptional regulator, producing the protein MSEKLPLYYQIYKGIHSRIKDGVYKEGDKIPSERKLCEQFGVSRITVREALDRLEKDHLIKREHGKGSFVLGSQYTQFLNALYSFKDEIEKNGDEASTKMLSIKLIPSTSFLQEKMNLTPYQYVYELKRLRLSNNVPLIYEVSYLPMRFCEGLEQFDFNRVSLYETLNHHYGLQITNAYENLTASKLSKEYAKLLNGTPDDSCMFIERFSYMEGHLIEFTQSVASGHKYKYTVKLM